Proteins found in one Macrobrachium nipponense isolate FS-2020 chromosome 4, ASM1510439v2, whole genome shotgun sequence genomic segment:
- the LOC135210831 gene encoding mucin-2-like isoform X4, with protein MKVPLAVAALLAVITHGHEIEKRQTSDDSKKVVCYYTNWSVYRKGLAKYTPQNINPYLCTHLVYAFGGLTDDFEVGPFDSYQDIEQGGYAKFNGLKQYNKGLKTLLAIGGWNEGSGRFSELVSLPEYRKTFIISAIRHLRRYNFDGLDLDWEYPASRDGSAPEDKENYALLVTELREAFEEEGRKVSKGRLLLTMAVPAGQNYIDKGYDIPSLTRDLDFFNILNYDYHSAYEPTINHHAALMPPPGSSEYEWNAQLNVDWTVKYYIKLGADKHKLVIGIPTYGRSYSLLDGNFTDFGASADGPGEQGKYTRENGFMAFYEVCENIASNGWEVKKPYPRRIGPYAFSGNQWVGYDDEKIVARKAEYVREHDLGGIMYWSLDNDDFRGICNGEEYPLVEAGKKALFAGLDSSINEARNLQQQQTSTPTSSSSSSTRRPVGLSSRFKNRRPSQDRAATTTTTTTTTTTTTPRTTQRTTPPSRRQGGRRRPGNQRQQQQSATINPLNTPPPPTTPSPVSNFACKREGFYPNPDNCHKYYWCLDSGASGLGIVAHAFTCPSGLVFSKTIDGCDHPTRTKCSTEDKKSRGGGAKHTTPGPSTPIPTTTEISTDYSYYDDYYYYDYDTPEAESPAPEEDSNSVNRGSKSQNSGGNQFVSLSEAELSQTPDIVEESSSGNVGGRNRPQYSSISRDRSRAPAQESPIEEAAAPRQRQQQEREPSRSFSRPEYTSIQRQRPATQAPFVEEEDPEAAARQSPGGDRVYVTIERQRPSTPVREPAFPLATTEPTLEYVTISRVRPTATPSSVFSSDSRSRESALQGLDDRRTTPRYVTLQRNRPSTTEETVAFTEETSPITTESPVSLPILSYRPNLVEPVTTTTTTPSSPVDFEENLLHDVKSDNTGFVSSFSSPSSLGAATPGALAEHFHEDIAVNALGHESSGLTKTSDVHKVSPLPQLRPVPLFNDFPEIHHDIPSVPDDHLESKAFRGNGTITEIDLNHPTNVLLQNVQERGGSPDISTKDDFRPGFNLKVDANKIEVPVIPKAINQETGVFTGREQLPASNSIKHSNSRGRGVRPDTSKLSTLSSVQHSDNQFSSGTNAVDENEPIKTDTLPLRGIGRQENRVQVLSRISASQLGVNANEGNDGISDALDSQLHVINSTFDSHSTSFDGISTTETKDFSQDNISPLYNKEEPSNISIINNYSTTSDSHIAVSSTESPVNGTILTQLRATARSRVALQRDNTLDAPLVENTEAQVLSLNNSQSSVIQSTEDRLISSPGTFLKQTDVSPNLASRRRTRVKIASASQRQTTLQSSVFQNTAHQGENTSELSLNENANNFSTISVNNLQSQTTQQTAEIVTLHQGETKSQLSLDENEEHFSTSSDNNLQSQTNQPTAETVTLHQGETTSQLSLDEKAERFSTISLNNLQSQTIQPAAEIVTLHLGETTSQLSPDENEEHLSTSLVNSRQSQTTQPMTETVTLQDNFPITKDLRTHADISSRTDSITDAINIPKLKTTEHHSDTFQVATEGSIVTQHSLTPSDKKTKKIVILPFEDVNPESSLPSDNHDLAPLLDQPSLQEFHRPQKLPAQQENVTENLTLHGIQPINKIDNDALKTDFMHGTELTPGMSAHIVIPLDFPLASSGATKFGHEDSNFSIHSQQSIDPSSSNDDLPGTSHLTVFGSEGNLDSKIGVLHDEASDLLENDIPIVHGKGQNGTFSRPGDIGATMVLVHDESPVVHTNDSGSSLHDPLFPQAGVGAGTHGHPINSEDYHLDSIGDADSTLSGSLTSSHITQQNTTTTTTTTTATTRTPIPASTTTPVPKTTTTQESINITSRPQRIRSRIRGHPITFSRGAGLKVSENNETLDDLSSKQSSHSLLDQSLKADDKEVLRDAHEKKEHQDSSDNSRHLVNPSQDNTTPIPIRRVVVRKRGGTRKKSEQTEQTTTGLVRIRTPTSSSPRPTIPSAFRRPRPTRPVSDDITAQPEADSSSLRLQPDNRRPRPQLESRPRPQLESRPRLQQPQTPEVQDEENPSVEPDSRISKPLIVPRPRPTTVLPPVAIEEETVLPTEDEIFIDTTITPETTEKVSIKPFTPRPRPISPTRSDLSTTTPRPRPTTPQPEERTSKPRPSPRPRPPITTPRPTTTRPPARSPRPSRPPVVTRPSPQAPQSPVPSSILSNDYYDYYYEDLDGALTGTLGQLATLSDKAVLMADGTVTCYDTGYFAHPDSCKKFISCSKTVRGLVRGWVYTCPEQLVFDPVGGMCNWAEAVDCAGGTE; from the exons AGACCTGGATTTCTTCAATATCCTGAACTACGACTACCACAGTGCATACGAACCTACAATCAACCATCATGCTGCCCTCATGCCCCCACCTGGCTCGTCTGAGTACGAGTGGAATGCACAGTTGAATGTG GACTGGACGGTCAAGTACTACATCAAGTTGGGAGCCGACAAGCACAAGCTGGTCATCGGAATCCCGACCTATGGAAGGTCTTACTCTCTCCTCGACGGCAACTTCACCGACTTCGGAGCATCTGCCGACGGCCCTGGAGAGCAGGGGAAATACACAAGGGAAAATGGTTTCATGGCTTTCTACGAA GTATGCGAGAACATAGCTTCAAACGGTTGGGAAGTCAAGAAACCGTATCCAAGACGCATTGGACCATACGCCTTCAGTGGAAACCAGTGGGTCGGTTACGACGACGAGAAGATTGTAGCcaggaag GCCGAATACGTCAGAGAGCACGACCTGGGCGGTATTATGTACTGGAGTTTGGACAACGACGACTTCAGGGGCATTTGCAACGGAGAGGAATACCCGCTGGTCGAGGCTGGAAAGAAAGCGCTTTTCGCTGGACTCGATTCGTCCATCAACGAAGCCAGGAatctacaacaacaacagacaTCAACTcccacttcctcttcttcttcaag CACTAGACGCCCAGTTGGACTGTCATCTCGCTTCAAGAATCGCAGGCCATCTCAAGACAGGGCCGCCACTACTAcaactacaactacaactacTACGACAACCACGCCGAG GACTACACAAAGGACAACACCTCCCAGCAGACGCCAGGGCGGTCGCAGACGTCCAGGAAATCAACGTCAGCAGCAACAGTCAGCCACGATCAACCCCCTGAATACTCCTCCCCCACCAACCACACCTAGCCCAGTATCCA aCTTTGCCTGCAAACGAGAGGGATTCTACCCCAACCCTGACAATTGCCACAAGTACTACTGGTGTCTCGATTCAGGAGCTTCTGGTTTGGGAATCGTGGCCCACGCTTTCACTTGTCCCTCAG GCCTCGTCTTCAGCAAGACCATCGACGGCTGTGACCACCCGACCCGAACCAAGTGCAGCACCGAAGACAAAAAGAGCCGAGGTGGAGGAGCCAAGCACACCACTCCAGGACCCTCTACGCCTATTCCAACTACTACTGAAATCTCCACCGACTATTCCTACTacgacgactactactactacgactacgaCACACCCGAGGCTGAGTCACCTGCTCCTGAAGAGGACTCGAACTCTGTCAACAGGGGGTCCAA ATCACAGAATTCTGGTGGCAATCAATTCGTGAGTCTTAGCGAAGCAGAATTATCACAGACTCCCGATATTGTTGAAGAATCTAGTTCTGGCAATGTTGGTGGAAGGAATCGTCCACAGTATTCATCTATTTCAAGGGACAG GAGCAGAGCACCAGCACAGGAATCCCccatagaagaagcagcagcaccTCGGCAGCGACAGCAACAGGAGCGGGAACCATCAAGGTCATTCTCACGGCCCGAGTACACATCAATCCAGCGTCAGCGTCCTGCCACACAAGCTCCCTTTGTCGAAGAAGAGGACCCTGAAGCAGCAGCTAGACAGAGCCCAGGCGGTGATAGAGTGTACGTCACCATCGAGAGACAACGGCCATCCACGCCAGTTCGAGAACCAGCATTCCCACTCGCCACGACGGAACCAACTCTCGAGTATGTCACCATTAGTCGTGTCAGACCAACGGCAACTCCTTCCTCAGTTTTCTCTTCTGATAGTAGATCTAGGGAATCTGCACTTCAAGGTTTAGATGATAGACGAACCACTCCAAG GTATGTGACACTACAACGAAATCGCCCGAGCACTACAGAGGAAACTGTGGCATTCACTGAAGAAACAAGTCCAATCACCACAGAATCTCCCGTAAGTCTCCCCATTTTGAGCTATCGGCCCAATCTCGTAGAGCCTgtaacaactactactactacaccctCCTCTCCGGTGGATTttgaggaaaaccttttgcatgATGTAAAGTCTGATAATACAGGTTTTGTTTCATCCTTCTCTTCACCTTCATCCCTTGGTGCTGCGACCCCAGGTGCATTAGCTGAACATTTCCATGAGGATATTGCTGTAAATGCCTTGGGCCATGAAAGCTCTGGATTAACCAAAACCAGTGATGTGCATAAAGTCAGTCCACTCCCTCAGTTGAGACCAGTACCTTTATTCAATGATTTTCCTGAGATTCATCATGATATTCCTTCGGTGCCTGATGATCATTTGGAGTCTAAAGCTTTCAGGGGAAATGGAACAATTACTGAGATCGATTTAAATCATCCAACTAATGTATTGCTGCAAAATGTACAAGAGCGAGGTGGATCACCTGATATCTCTACTAAAGATGATTTTAGACCTGGCTTTAACCTTAAGGTTGATGCTAATAAAATTGAAGTACCCGTAATACCCAAGGCAATTAATCAAGAGACTGGAGTTTTTACTGGAAGAGAACAACTGCCTGCATCTAACTCAATTAAACATTCTAATTCACGTGGAAGAGGTGTGAGGCCTGATACTTCAAAACTGAGCACCCTGTCAAGTGTTCAACATTCTGACAACCAATTTTCTTCAGGTACCAATGCAGTTGATGAGAATGAGCCTATAAAAACTGATACTTTACCTCTACGTGGAATTGGAAGGCAAGAAAATAGGGTACAAGTTCTCTCTAGAATCAGTGCTTCACAACTAGGAGTAAATGCAAATGAAGGCAATGATGGTATCTCTGATGCACTTGATAGTCAATTACATGTAATAAATTCTACATTTGATTCTCATTCAACATCATTTGATGGCATTTCAACAACAGAAACAAAGGATTTTTCTCAAGACAATATATCCCCTTTGTATAATAAAGAAGAACCAAGTAATATATCCATTATCAACAATTACAGTACAACATCAGATTCACATATTGCAGTTAGCAGCACTGAGTCACCAGTAAATGGTACAATATTAACACAGCTCAGAGCCACAGCAAGGTCTCGTGTTGCTTTACAGAGGGATAACACATTAGATGCACCACTTGTTGAAAACACAGAAGCACAAGTTCTTAGCCTGAACAATAGTCAGTCATCAGTAATTCAGTCAACTGAAGACAGACTTATTTCTTCACCAGGGACTTTCTTGAAACAAACTGATGTATCACCTAATTTAGCATCACGGCGCAGAACAAGAGTAAAAATTGCTAGTGCATCCCAAAGGCAAACAACATTACAATCATCAGTTTTTCAGAACACAGCACATCAGGGGGAGAACACATCAGAATTGTCActtaatgaaaatgcaaataacTTTAGCACAATCTCAGTCAACAATCTTCAATCACAGACAACTCAACAAACTGCAGAAATAGTAACTTTACATCAAGGGGAGACCAAATCACAATTGTCACTTGATGAAAATGAAGAACACTTTAGTACAAGTTCAGACAACAATCTCCAATCCCAGACAAATCAACCAACTGCAGAAACAGTAACTTTACATCAGGGGGAGACCACATCACAATTGTCACTGGATGAAAAGGCAGAACGCTTCAGCACAATTTCTCTCAACAATCTTCAATCACAGACAATTCAACCAGCTGCAGAAATAGTAACTTTACATCTGGGGGAGACCACATCACAATTGTCACCTGATGAAAATGAAGAACACCTTAGCACAAGTCTAGTCAACAGTCGTCAATCACAGACAACTCAACCAATGACAGAAACAGTAACTTTACAGGATAATTTTCCCATAACAAAGGATCTCCGAACACATGCTGACATTTCATCTAGGACAGATTCAATTACCGATGCTATCAATATACCTAAGCTAAAAACAACAGAACATCACAGTGACACATTTCAAGTAGCTACTGAAGGCAGCATAGTAACACAGCATTCATTAACACCAAGtgacaagaaaacaaaaaagattgtTATCTTACCATTTGAAGACGTAAACCCTGAATCTTCCCTTCCATCTGATAATCATGATTTAGCTCCTTTACTGGATCAGCCTTCCTTGCAAGAATTTCATAGACCACAAAAGCTCCCTGCCCAACAAGAAAATGTAACTGAAAATTTGACTTTACATGGAAttcagccaataaataaaatagataatgatGCCTTAAAGACAGACTTTATGCATGGTACTGAATTGACACCTGGAATGTCTGCACATATTGTAATCCCTCTAGATTTTCCTTTAGCATCATCTGGGGCAACTAAGTTTGGACATGAGGATTCAAATTTTTCTATTCATTCTCAGCAAAGCATTGATCCTTCATCCTCAAATGATGATCTGCCTGGGACTTCTCATTTAACGGTGTTTGGTTCTGAAGGAAATCTTGACTCTAAAATAGGTGTACTGCATGATGAAGCCTCTGATTTATTAGAAAATGATATTCCTATAGTGCATGGTAAAGGACAAAATGGAACATTCAGCAGGCCTGGAGACATTGGAGCTACGATGGTTTTGGTGCATGATGAGTCTCCTGTTGTGCATACGAACGACTCCGGATCCAGCCTGCATGATCCCCTTTTTCCCCAGGCTGGTGTAGGTGCAGGCACACATGGTCATCCCATCAACAGTGAGGATTATCACCTCGATTCCATTGGTGATGCAGATTCTACCCTCTCTGGTTCCCTTACCTCTTCTCATATAACCCAACAAAATAcaaccactactactaccactaccacaGCTACAACCAGAACACCAATTCCTGCATCTACCACTACACCTGTTCCCAAAACTACTACCACACAGGAGTCCATTAACATTACATCCAGACCCCAGAGGATTCGATCACGTATAAGGGGTCATCCAATCACTTTCTCCAGAGGAGCTGGTTTGAAGGTGTCTGAGAATAATGAAACTCTTGATGATCTCTCCTCAAAGCAGTCCAGTCACTCTCTATTAGATCAGTCTTTAAAAGCTGATGATAAAGAAGTTTTGAGAGatgcacatgaaaaaaaggaGCATCAAGATAGTTCTGATAATTCTAGACACTTGGTCAATCCCTCCCAGGATAACACAACCCCTATCCCTATACGAAGAGTAGTGGTAAGGAAGAGGGGTGGAACCAGGAAAAAGTCAGAACAA ACTGAACAGACCACCACTGGACTTGTGAGAATCAGAACACCTACCTCTAGTTCGCCAAGACCTACAATTCCTTCAGCCTTTAGACGTCCACGCCCTACACGCCCTGTTAGTGATGACATCACTGCACAGCCAGAAGCAGATAGCTCCTCACTTCGTCTTCAGCCTGATAACCGACGTCCTCGTCCACAGCTTGAATCCCGCCCTCGTCCACAGCTTGAATCCCGCCCTCGCCTTCAACAACCTCAGACACCTGAAGTACAAGATGAAGAAAACCCAAGCGTAGAGCCTGATTCACGTATTTCTAAGCCTCTGATAGTACCCCGCCCTAGACCTACCACTGTTCTGCCTCCTGTAGCTATTGAAGAAGAAACTGTATTGCCAACAGAGGATGAAATTTTCATTGACACAACCATCACTCCTGAAACCACAGAGAAAGTTAGTATCAAACCTTTCACACCAAGGCCTCGCCCAATCTCTCCAACTCGGTCTGACCTTTCAACGACCACACCAAGACCCCGTCCTACCACCCCTCAACCAGAAGAACGCACATCAAAACCACGTCCTTCCCCTCGACCCCGTCCACCCATTACCACTCCTCGACCCACCACAACCCGCCCACCTGCAAGAAGCCCTCGTCCATCCCGACCTCCTGTGGTCACAAGACCTTCTCCTCAAGCTCCTCAAAGCCCCGTACCTTCCTCGATCCTTAGTAATGATTATTACGACTATTATTACGAGGATCTGGATGGTGCTCTTACTGGAACGCTTGGTCAGCTGGCAACTCTTAGTGATAAGGCTGTTCTGATGGCCGACGGGACAGTCACTTGCTATGACACTGGGTACTTTGCTCATCCAGATTCGTGTAAGAAGTTTATTTCCTGTTCCAAGACTGTAAGAGGTCTCGTGCGCGGATGGGTTTACACATGTCCCGAGCAGTTAGTCTTCGATCCAGTCGGGGGTATGTGTAACTGGGCCGAAGCAGTTGACTGTGCCGGCGGCACCGAATAG